A stretch of DNA from Bacteroidales bacterium:
ATAAGTATGCCCGGGGCAACTCCGAAGCTGACCACATCGGCCAGGCTATCGAGTTCTTTTCCGATGTCGGAGTATGCGCCAAGCCACCTGGCGGTTAGTCCGTCGAGAAAATCAAAAAGGGCACAGAGCAGAATAATGAAGGGAGCGTACCCCATCAGCTCAGTATGGAATGCAAAAATGATCGACAGCATTCCTCCTGTCAGGCTAAGCAGGGTTAAAGTGTTGGGAATGTTTTTTTTCAGCTGGTTCATGAACTGCAATGGAAATATTTTCCCGGC
This window harbors:
- a CDS encoding CDP-diacylglycerol--serine O-phosphatidyltransferase, whose protein sequence is MNQLKKNIPNTLTLLSLTGGMLSIIFAFHTELMGYAPFIILLCALFDFLDGLTARWLGAYSDIGKELDSLADVVSFGVAPGIL